In one Platichthys flesus chromosome 3, fPlaFle2.1, whole genome shotgun sequence genomic region, the following are encoded:
- the nono gene encoding non-POU domain-containing octamer-binding protein: MQGNKGPQHNHGPNRPGEQKKPGGNTNGQQPDHSDHSSPNEAFTLDMQSFRKPGEKTFTQRSRLFVGNLPTGVTEEDIEKLFNKYGKASEIFVNKDRGFGFIRLETRIIAEIARAELDDTQFRGRPIRVRFATHGAALSVKNLPEFVSNELLEEAFAVFGQIERAVVIVDDRGRPTGKGIVEYTSKPAARKALDKCNDGAYVLTAFPRPITVEPMEQLDEEEGLSEKIINKNQQYHKEREQPPRFAQPGSFEFEYAMRWKALMEMEKQQYDMVDRNMKEAQEKLEVEMDAARHEHQVMLMRQDLLRRQEELRRMEELHSQEVLKRKQAELRQEEEHRRREEEMRMRNEEMMKRQQEGFRGNFPENREQDMRMHMAGHGMNRNSLGGSSGPAGTPGMPAENAPLMQGQGNNNMPGGGQGGFPRGLPGPGDFGPNKQRRF; encoded by the coding sequence ATGCAGGGAAACAAAGGCCCTCAGCACAACCACGGCCCCAACCGCCCGGGAGAGCAAAAGAAACCCGGGGGGAACACCAATGGCCAGCAGCCGGATCACAGCGACCATTCCAGCCCCAATGAGGCCTTCACCCTGGACATGCAGAGCTTCAGAAAGCCGGGAGAGAAGACCTTTACCCAGCGCAGCAGGCTGTTTGTGGGCAACCTCCCGACCGGAGTCACCGAGGAGGACATCGAGAAGCTCTTCAACAAGTACGGCAAGGCCAGCGAGATCTTCGTCAACAAGGACAGAGGCTTCGGCTTCATTCGGCTGGAGACCAGGATCATCGCAGAGATCGCCAGAGCCGAGCTGGACGATACCCAGTTCAGAGGCAGGCCCATACGGGTGAGGTTTGCGACCCACGGGGCTGCTCTGTCTGTGAAGAATCTGCCAGAGTTTGTGTCCAACGAACTGCTGGAGGAGGCCTTCGCTGTGTTTGGTCAGATCGAGAGGGCGGTGGTCATAGTGGATGACCGGGGGAGGCCCACGGGGAAGGGGATTGTGGAGTACACCTCAAAGCCAGCTGCAAGAAAAGCTCTAGATAAGTGCAACGATGGTGCCTATGTTCTCACGGCCTTCCCTCGCCCCATCACAGTGGAACCCATGGAGCAgcttgatgaagaggagggactATCAGAGAAGATTATCAACAAAAACCAGCAGTATCACAAAGAGCGTGAGCAGCCTCCTCGATTTGCCCAGCCGGGCTCCTTCGAGTTCGAGTATGCCATGCGCTGGAAGGCcctgatggagatggagaagcAGCAGTATGATATGGTGGACCGCAACATGAAAGAGGctcaggagaagctggaggtcGAGATGGACGCGGCCAGACATGAGCATCAGGTGATGCTGATGAGGCAGGACCTGCTGAGGCGCCAGGAGGAGCTGCGGAGGATGGAGGAGCTCCACAGTCAGGAGGTGCTGAAGAGAAAACAGGCCGAGCTGCGGCAGGAAGAGGAGcaccggaggagagaggaggaaatgaggatgCGCAAcgaggagatgatgaagaggcagcaggaggGCTTCAGAGGCAACTTCCCTGAAAACAGGGAGCAAGACATGAGGATGCACAtggctggtcatgggatgaacAGAAACTCTCTGGGTGGTAGTTCTGGTCCTGCAGGTACTCCTGGCATGCCTGCTGAGAATGCTCCATTGATGCAGGGGcaaggaaacaacaacatgcCCGGAGGAGGTCAGGGCGGCTTCCCCAGAGGCCTCCCTGGGCCTGGAGACTTTGGACCTAATAAGCAACGCAGATTTTGA
- the npc1l1 gene encoding NPC1-like intracellular cholesterol transporter 1 yields the protein MVHVTSLVVFLTCMLLSEAQHEPGYCSFYEECGSNPLIENPLIPAIVPCLNYSRARLVTGNHYTQLKKVCPVLDRGEGNTYACCSTKQLTSLDMSLVLSKAVLNRCPSCAENFAHLHCINTCSPNQSQTVKITKVMNLTESNVTREVVVGYQAFLSNTFADGSFQSCKNVRIPATGGFAIGTMCGRYGAKLCTAQRWYDFQGDSSNGLAPLDLDFKLIKEGDTEGVPKGVIPYNGRALKCNETTPSGGQVCSCLDCQASCPSIPPPSRPPGPFRLLGTDGFLVISIILLCLLLFSFLLYLFVSFWVMSKKRDDEKKGKKKANGKDQNSNDVTQRLIDPSEVTCAERNSLAAQALLSSWFRQWGILMATYPLTVLLLSAAVTAVFAAGLKSIELTTDPVELWSAPESRARQEKTFHDTYFDPFFRTNQLILTAPNREGYIYDSLLFGRQNFSGIISKDLIIQLLELQTRIQNIEFWSEDLNRTASLKDVCFAPLSPNNVSLTDCATNSLPQYFQNSLDNINAKVNMTELGVTKEVDWRDHLFYCLNSPLSFKDITDLGLSCMADYGAPVFSFLAVGGYTNDDFTNAEALILTFSLNNYARTNPKFKVAMQWETEFLKIVQEYQKDPATNFTFAYMAERSLEDEINRTTAEDIPIFMISYAVIFIYISVALGEYTSWKRILVDSKFLVGLGGILVVGCSVLTSFGFYSWIGIPSSLVILQVVPFLVLAVGADNIFIFVLEYQRDARRPGEKREEQIGRVLGNVAPSMLLCSLSESICFFLGALSTMPAVRTFALYAALAVLMDFILQMTAFVALLSLDARRQDSNRCELLCCVKVSTQRPNKPNEGFLLPLMRKYYAPVLLSRYSRILVMLVFIFMLCGSVFLMFNVTVGLDQELAMPQGSYMLDYFQYLYKYFEVGVPVYFVTKRGFNFTTVEGMNGACSSVGCDQFSLTQKIQYATNDPDLSYLAIPANSWVDDFIDWLNPGSKCCRLYTEGANNGNFCPATEAANLCRRKCMPPPSNGVLRPSVEQFNRFLPDFLGNRPDLQCPKGGLGAYDKAVVRDASGEIIATRFMAYHTPLTNSQEFTAALLKSRELAHNITMGMRNIPGTSPDFEVFPYTVTNVFYEQYLTIVPEGLYNLSLCLLPTFVVCCLLLGLDLRSGLLNLITIIMIIVDTVGVMTLWNIDYNAVALINLVTAVGISVEFVSHMTRAFALSTKPTHVERAMEATANMGSAVVAGVAMTNLPGILVLAFAKAQLIQIFFFRLNLVITLLGLAHGLIFLPVLLSYFGPNVNKAVLLQLQQEKAKASQELEMGGHMRSVYDNLSYEDVEIKPELDSNAVTAASGPSTIIEKEEINDRL from the exons ATGGTCCACGTAACGAGCCTGGTCGTCTTTCTGACATGCATG CTTCTGTCCGAGGCCCAGCATGAGCCTGGCTACTGTTCTTTCTATGAGGAGTGCGGATCTAACCCACTCATAGAAAATCCCCTTATTCCTGCTATTGTCCCCTGTCTAAACTACAGCAGAGCAAGACTAGTCACAGGAAATCACTACACTCAACTCAAAAAG GTGTGTCCCGTCTTGGACCGTGGTGAGGGCAACACTTACGCCTGCTGCTCAACCAAACAGTTGACATCCCTTGATATGAGCCTGGTCCTGTCCAAGGCCGTGCTGAACCGTTGTCCCTCCTGCGCTGAGAACTTTGCCCACCTGCACTGCATCAACACCTGCAGCCCCAACCAGAGCCAGACAGTGAAAATCACAAAGGTCATGAACCTCACTGAGTCAAACGTGACGAGGGAGGTCGTGGTGGGTTACCAGGCCTTCCTCAGCAACACCTTTGCAGATGGGTCGTTCCAGTCCTGTAAAAATGTCAGGATACCTGCCACAGGGGGGTTCGCCATCGGCACCATGTGTGGACGATACGGCGCCAAGCTGTGTACCGCTCAGCGCTGGTATGACTTCCAGGGAGACTCCAGCAACGGCCTGGCTCCACTGGACCTCGACTTCAAGCTGATAAaggagggagacacagagggtGTACCAAAGGGTGTGATTCCCTACAACGGACGTGCACTGAAGTGTAATGAGACCACGCCTTCAGGAGGCCAAGTCTGCTCCTGCCTAGACTGCCAAGCGTCGTGCCCGAGTATCCCTCCTCCATCGCGGCCCCCGGGTCCCTTCAGACTCTTGGGGACAGACGGCTTCCTTGTGATCTCCATCATCTTGCTCTGTCTCCTGCTATTTTCCTTCCTATTGtacctctttgtctctttctgggTGATGTCTAAGAAGAGAGACgatgaaaagaaaggaaagaagaaggcGAATGGCAAAGACCAGAACAGTAATGATGTGACTCAGCGACTCATTGACCCGTCAGAGGTGACCTGTGCTGAAAGGAACAGCCTGGCAGCTCAAGCTCTCCTGAGCTCATGGTTTCGGCAATGGGGAATCCTCATGGCAACTTATCCTCTCACA GTGCTCCTGCTGTCGGCTGCGGTCACGGCTGTTTTCGCTGCCGGCCTCAAATCCATCGAGCTCACCACTGACCCCGTGGAGCTGTGGTCCGCTCCCGAAAGCCGGGCCCGCCAGGAGAAAACCTTCCACGATACATACTTTGACCCCTTCTTCAGGACCAACCAGCTGATCTTGACAGCGCCAAACAGAGAGGGCTACATTTATGATTCCTTGCTGTTTGGACGACAGAACTTCAGTGGGATCATATCTAAGGATCTCATCATCCAGCTGCTGGAGCTCCAGACACGAATTCAG AACATTGAGTTCTGGTCAGAGGATCTGAATCGCACAGCAAGTCTGAAGGATGTGTGTTTCGCGCCTCTGAGCCCAAACAACGTCTCCCTGACGGACTGTGCAACCAACAGTTTGCCACAGTACTTCCAGAACAGCCTGGACAACATTAACGCTAAGGTGAACATGACAGAGCTGGGGGTGACCAAAGAGGTGGACTGGAGAGACCACTTGTTCTACTGCCTCAA CTCTCCCCTGTCCTTCAAAGACATCACTGACTTGGGATTGAGCTGCATGGCTGACTACGGAGCTCCAGTCTTCTCCTTTCTAGCAGTTGGAGGCTATACGA ATGACGACTTCACCAATGCCGAGGCTTTAATCCTGACCTTCTCCCTCAACAACTACGCTCGCACCAACCCCAAGTTTAAAGTGGCCATGCAGTGGGAAACAGAGTTTCTTAAAATTGTCCAAGAGTACCAGAAAGACCCTGCCACTAACTTCACCTTTGCATACATGGCAGAG AGGTCCCTGGAGGATGAGATAAATCGGACCACGGCAGAGGACATCCCCATCTTTATGATTAGCTATGctgtcatctttatttacatttctgttGCTCTAGGAGAGTACACTTCATGGAAACGCATACTG GTGGACTCCAAGTTCCTGGTGGGTCTGGGTGGGATCCTGGTGGTCGGCTGCTCTGTCCTGACTTCCTTTGGCTTCTACTCCTGGATCGGCATCCCCTCTTCGCTGGTCATTCTGCAGGTTGTGCCCTTCCTGGTGCTCGCTGTAGGAGCTGACAACATCTTCATCTTTGTTCTGGAGTACCAG AGAGATGCACGAAGGCctggagaaaaaagagaggagcagATTGGACGTGTCCTTGGAAACGTAGCTCCCAGCATGCTCCTGTGCAGTCTGTCTGAGTCTATCTGCTTCTTTCTAG GGGCCCTCTCCACCATGCCAGCAGTCAGGACCTTCGCTCTGTACGCTGCTCTGGCTGTGCTCATGGACTTCATCCTGCAGATGACGGCCTTTGTGGCGCTGCTGTCCCTGGACGCCCGGCGCCAAGACAGCAACCGCTGTGAACTGCTCTgctgtgtcaaagtgtcaaCGCAGCGTCCCAACAAGCCAAATGAGGGCTTTCTGTTGCCCTTAATGAGGAAATACTATGCCCCCGTCCTACTGAGCCGCTACAGCAGGATCTTAGTG ATGTTGGTTTTCATCTTCATGCTCTGTGGATCTGTATTCCTCATGTTTAATGTCACAGTTGGTTTGGATCAGGAGCTGGCTATGCCCCAG GGCTCTTATATGTTGGACTACTTCCAGTACTTGTACAAATACTTTGAAGTTGGAGTTCCTGTTTACTTTGTCACAAAAAGGGGCTTCAACTTCACCACTGTGGAGGGCATGAATGGCGCTTGCTCCAGCGTGGGTTGTGATCAATTCTCACTAACCCAGAAGATCCAGTACGCCACCAATGACCCTGATCT ATCCTACTTGGCTATTCCTGCTAACTCTTGGGTGGATGACTTCATTGACTGGCTGAACCCTGGATCCAAATGTTGTCGTCTGTACACCGAAGGTGCAAATAATGGAAACTTCTGTCCTGCAACTGAAG CTGCTAATCTTTGTAGACGTAAATGTATGCCTCCTCCTTCGAATGGCGTCCTCAGGCCAAGTGTAGAACAATTCAACCGTTTTCTCCCCGACTTCCTGGGTAACAGGCCTGACCTGCAGTGCCCCAAAGG TGGACTTGGGGCCTACGACAAGGCCGTGGTGAGAGATGCAAGCGGAGAAATTATAG ccACTCGGTTCATGGCTTACCACACACCTTTAACAAACTCTCAGGAGTTCACTGCTGCGCTGCTGAAGTCCAGAGAGCTGGCCCACAATATCACCATGGGCATGAGGAATATCCCTGGCACCTCACCTGACTTTGAAGTATTTCCCTACAC GGTAACTAATGTGTTTTACGAGCAGTACCTGACTATCGTGCCGGAGGGACTCTACAACCTCTCGCTGTGTCTGCTGCCGACCTTCGTGGTGTGCTGCCTGCTTCTGGGCCTGGACCTGCGCTCCGGCCTGCTCAACCTGATCACCATAATCATGATCATCGTGGACACTGTGGGCGTCATGACACTGTGGAACATAGACTACAACGCGGTGGCCCTTATCAATCTGGTCACG GCGGTGGGCATCTCTGTGGAGTTTGTGTCACATATGACGAGAGCCTTTGCGCTCAGCACCAAGCCCACACATGTGGAAAGAGCTATGGAGGCTACAGCCAATATGGGCAGTGCG GTCGTTGCTGGTGTTGCTATGACCAACCTGCCGGGCATCCTTGTGCTGGCGTTTGCCAAAGCACAGCTCATCCAGATCTTCTTCTTCCGGTTAAACCTGGTCATCACACTTCTGGGGCTGGCTCATGGACTCATCTTCCTCCCTGTGCTGCTTAGCTACTTTG GTCCTAATGTGAACAAggcagtgctgctgcagctgcaacagGAAAAAGCAAAGGCCAGCCAGGAGCTGGAGATGGGGGGCCACATGAGAAGTGTCTATGATAACCTGAGCTATGAAGACGTTGAGATAAAACCTGAGCTAGACTCAAATGCTGTCACAGCTGCAAGCGGACCTTCAACCATTAtagaaaaagaggagataaaTGACCGTCTCTGA